The Paenibacillus spongiae nucleotide sequence TTTATAATGGGACGACTGCGCTCTTCATCAAGTATCCATGGATGAATCCACCGCTCTGCTGCGCCAAAGCCCATACAGCCAAGACAAAGCCGGGATACGTCCAAGCCGGTATTTCCAAGTTTCACATATTCCATTGGTTTGTTCCTCGCTTTCCAAATGTTATTGTTCCTTCGAACGCAGTGTAATCCGATTACGGGTTGCCTGTTGATATCCGATATTATTGCACTTGGAGTTAACTCCAAGTCAAGCGTTATTGTAAAATTAATAGGCCTTATAATGAAACCTGCTGGTTAGGTTAACGCAGCTGCCGGTCTACAGCTATATTATCATGCCTAATAGGGGCCACCTCACGAAACGGAAAAAATCGTACGCTAAGCCATTCGTTGCATGAATAAACCGGATCCCTCTCAAGGGGAATCCGGTTTTCGTAAATCGAGGCATTAGCTCATTCAACTATCGTGTCCCGTTAGGATTCCTGTAGAGCGTTAATTTTGCGCTTTGCACAAAAACGAGCGCCTCCGGTACGATGGGTTAGTCACGGGTCATAGCCCTTTAGCCATCTTAAGGAGGTCGCTCTATCTTGAAGTTTAAAGCTCAAGCCAAACAAAATCAACTGCTCGAACGTATTTCAACCCAGCATCTTGTCGTCGGCATCGACATCGCCCAGCAGTCCCACGTTGCTCGCGCCGTCAACTTTCGCGGAATCCTGCTTGGCACTCCACTTCACTTTTCCAACGACGACACCGGCTTTTGCCAACTGCTCCAGTGGATGAAAGATTTGCAGGAAACGAACCAACTAGACGACGCCATCATCGGCATGGAACCAACCGGCCACTACTGGCTCAGCCTCGCTACCTGGCTCAAAGATCGCAGCCTCGAGGTCGTGTTGGTGAATCCTCATCTCGTCAAAAAGAACAAGGAAAATCGCGACAATACGCCATCCAAAAGCGACATCAAGGATGCCTTGGTTATCGCCGACATGGTGAAAAACGGCTACTACACCTTCATCAAAGAAACCAGTGAAGTGTTCATGGAACTGCGCGTTCTCATGGCGAACCGGGAGACAATTGTCCATCGTCTCATCAGCGTCAAGAACCAGATTCACCGCTGGGTCGACATTGTGTTCCCCGAGCTTCGGCAGGTATACAAGCACCTCATTGGTTCTGGATCGCTTGCCACATTGCGTCTCTTTCCTACGCCTGCCGATCTTCAAAAACTCACCGTTCGCCAGGTAGTCGACGGTTGGAAAACGGTCATGAAGCGGCACAGTGGTGAACGTAGAGCTGGCGAACTACTGGCTCTCGCAGCTCACTCCGTCGGCGCCAAGCATGCCGAGAAAGCCTACAAGCTTCATCTGCAACAGCTACTTGCCGAATATGATCTGGCTGTGGAGCAACTGCAGGTAATTAAGGATGAAGTCGCGGCTGCACTGGCCCAGATTCCGCTGGCTAAGCCCCTGCTGGCAATGAAGGGCATGAGCACCTTGTCTGTCGCCGGCATTCTCGGTGAAGCAGGCGACCTCAGCGGCTATGCACATGGTAACGCGTTGCTACGGCATGCCGGCCTCAACCTGGCTGAAGCGAGTTCAGGCAAATGGAAAGGCTAGATGACCATCAGCAAACGTGGCCGACCAAGGCTCAGGCATGCCCTGTTCATGGCAACCATGGCCCTCATCATGAACGATGTATCGTTTAAACGACAGCATGAAGTGAATGTAAAGACGAAAAGCATGAAACCGATGCGCTCCGTCATGAAGCTTTGCGGCAAGCTGGCACGCCTTTTGGTTGCCATGGCACAGAGCGGCGAAGCTTACGAACCGGATCGAGTTCTTCCTATGAAACAAGCTGCTAAACTGCTTCTCAATTAGCACGAATACTGGCTTATTCGCGGGATCTCAAGACTGCACGGAGTACCGGATTGCGTTCAACAAAAGGGCACAGACCCGTACCGTTAGGATAACCGGCCTCCACCCACCGGATAGGCGTAACGAAGGAATGAAAGGGCGTCGACCCGTCGAGAAATGGGAGTGAAAGCCTCCGGAGGTACGTGGAGCAGCGTGCAACAGAGCAGTAAAAAAGGAGCGAAAACTCGCCCCTTCTGTTCCCGCATGCGCTTCGGTTGCCGAATTTGACGGTACATCCCCTCTTCTATCCGGATAGCGATTTATCCATTGGAGAGATCCTGCGAATAAGCGAGCATTCGTGAGAAAACTGCATTGTACCGAGGGAGTTGAACAAGCTGCCGAACATCACTATTTGATTAATAAAACAGTGAAGGCCGCGAGATGAGAGCTCAAGGTTGATATTGATGATTACCATTAAATTTACTACCATGAACGATTGCAAGCAAAACTAAACGGCCTCAGCCCGATGGAATTCAGGACCAAGGCCACCTAATTGTTCTTTTTGCCCAATTGTAAACGGACGACGCAATCAGAATCGAACGCCGTACAACAAACCGCCGTCAAGTCGGTACCACGCTAAAAACCGGTATTCAACGCCATCGATATCCTTTAGGACATGCTCCCGGTATTCCAGCTCTCCCGGATCGTTGAAGGAATACAAGATTGTGCCCGCTTGTGCGGAATATACATAAGTGGTGTCTTGATACGTGTAAGCCAACGTACCGTCCGGTGCCAATTGCTTGATGGAGAGCGGCACGTCTTTCCATGACGACCCGTGAGGGGCAGCATATACTTGTTTAATCACGCCTTCAGGCGACCGGACATCCAAGACCCAACGCCCTGTTTCCTCGTCAGCCTTCTTGTAAGCAATCCATCCGTTATTGATCTGGTACGAATCTCTTGGGTCCGCGGCATAATCGGACGGATCAAAAGGGTTCGTGGCGAGCGTGGTTATCCGATCATTGGCGCTGCGAACACGCAGCGCCCACTTGGAGTTGCGCCCGGTATTCTGCAGGAGTTCGTTATAAATAAGGGTTTTCCCATCCGTCAGCGCACCGTAGAATGTGTGAGTGTCCGGGGATGGCGGCTCGTACGTCGTCAACGTACCGTCGGGAAGCGACTTGTACAAAGTCGATGGAAGATAGTGAGACGTATAAACTACCGTTCCGTCAGCCGACAGATCGTAGTCACGGTTATAAATAAAATCTGCATTTGGCAATGAACGTGACTCTCCCGTCGTTACATTCACAACGCTGTTGCCCAAGATCGCAAAATTCCCATTTACTACTTCAAGGTTCTGTCCGTCCCAACTATATTGAACCGCGCCGTCCTTCCAATAGTGTATATTGTGACCATCATCATAAACCACGCCTTTAGCGGATAACTCCATCTTAACCAGGTGATAGGGATCGGCGTTCTCGAACACTCGTACCTGGCTTTGATCCGCACGGTTGTACAGCCAGTAAACATAGCGTTGCTTATTCAAATGAACGCTTTCATCCCAATAATTCTCCAACTGTCTCCACAATATGCGGCTAGCGTCAAAGTCGAAAATCGTTCCCTTAAATCGATAAAGGATGGATTCCGGCCCACGATTCCCGAGTCCTTGAATTTTTATAGGGATAAGATGCTTCGTCGTACTCTCGTCGCTGAGCTGGCCACTCCCATTATCTCCCCATCCCCAAGCACTGCCGTCGCTTTTGAGTACCAAACTATGGTTATCTCCGGCTGCGATAGAAGTCACCGAATCGAGATCCTCCACTTGAGCGGGAGTCGGACGTTGAGTCGTACTTCCATCACCGAGCTGGCCCCAGTAATTATCCCCCCACGTCCAGACGGTTCCGTCATTTTTGAGTGCCATACTATAATAACTGCCTGCAGCTACGCCGACCACATTTGCGAGGCTGGCGAGCTGAACGGGAGTGGTACGCGCTGTCGTTGTTCCATCCCCGAGCTGTCCATAGTTGTTATCTCCCCACGTCCAAACGGTACCGTCGCTTTTGAGAGCCACACTATGCGTCGCCCCGGCAGCAATGGCAACGACCGAATCGAGACCTTGCACTTGAACGGGAATACTGCTTTCCCCGCCCCACGCCCAAACGGTACCGTCGCTCTTGAGCGCCAAACTATGCACCATGCCCGCAGCAACAGCTACGACCGAATCGAGACCTTGCGCTTGAACGGGACTAAATTCATAGGAGTATTGGTCCGAGACGGTTCCATCACCCAATTGTCCATATTCATTCCCTCCCCATGCCCAAACGGTACCGTCGCTCTTGAGTGCCAAATTATGCTTAGCCCCCGCAGAGATGGCGACTACCGAATCAAAAGCATGGCCTGATTTATCGTTCACTTGACGAGGAGTCGGGCCAGGAGCCGAATCTTGATCACTTCCAAAAGGCAATTGAATTCCCCATCCCCAGACGGTTCCGTCGTTTAGGAGCGCCAAACTTTTACATTCGCGAGCAGCTATGTTATGCACCCCATCGAGACTCTTGACTGGAATAGGCGTGGTATGGTTTGTCGTCGTTCCATCGCCGAGCTCTCCCCAGTAATTATCCCCCCACGCCCAAACAATACCGTCGCTTCCGAGTGCCAAACTATGCGAACACCCCCCAGCCAGATAAACCGTATCCGTGACGCTCGCGACATCATTCGTCGGACTGCCGTCGGCAATTTGGCTGTTATTGTCTCCCAGGGCCTGGACTGTGTCGCCGCTTTCCGCGGCAAACGCCGTATTCGATAGAATTACAAAAGCGAAAAGAAAACAAATGATACCCATTAGCCGTCGAAAGCGTATTTCCATCTATCGTTCCCTCCCATAACGTTACATAGCCTCTCGGCATTTGCCGAGGCAGATTGGACAAGGGTTTCCCCGAACCATCTTTATTCGCATCCTCCTACTTGGGTAGGGGAACTTTTCAATTAATCCCATTATTCATTATGGAAAATATTCTAGAATTTTTTGGTGATTTCCTCAGAAAACACTTGACTTTTCCCGAATTCCGCAAAAATCGCGAGAAGGGTATGTCCCTTACTACTCACGATTGGAGCGTGTTCCCTTTTGAAGCCTTCTTTCATTCCTCATTCCAATTACCAATCTTTTGTCCTTCAACATCTTCGAACATCTTATGGTCCCGGCAGTGTCCTCATCAACAAGGATTGGCCTCTGACTGTGAAGCTCAGGATGACCGATTTATCTGCCATGACGATCTTGCTTATCGATGATTATTCGGATCGAGGACCTGAGCCTCGAGACCCCGCATCGCTATTCCGTTCTTACCTGATTCTTCTCTTGACGAATCCAACGATGGGGTTTCAGAATGGGTGAATGAGTTAAAACGCACACCCATTTACGCGATCTTGAGCGGATTCTCTCCAGCTGATCTTCCCGGAGTGGGGACGTTCTATGATTTCTTCGATCGCCTTTGGCCAGCAGTGGACAAGAACCTAAGGCCCCGCATGCAACACAAACGCAAGGGCAAGAAGAAAGGAAAGAAAAAAGGCGAGAAAGCACCCACCACAACGCCAGGCAGAGTCGAACGTTTGGTCAAATGGATGATGCGTCATACCGATAAACCAACTGTTCTGCCTGCGGATCGTCTATTCCATTTCTTTCAATCCCAGATTCTATCCGTGTCTGCTAATTTAGGTTTGCTCGGGGATATTTCGGCACTCAGCGCAGCTGGTGATGGTACACCCGTTGTCACTTCCGCCTATCCCCGAAGCAAGCCCACTTGTGATTGTCGTGCCCGCGGAATAGCTGATTGCGACCATCATCGTCTTTACTCCCAGCCCGATTGCAACTCGGGTTGGGACAGTGCCCGTGAAAAATATTTTAACGGCTACCACCTGTACATGATTTCCGCAGCGGACAGCAAACACGATTTACCCTTATACCCCAGACTGCATCCTGCTTCCCGGCACGATGCGGTCAGTTTGGTCATGAGCACAGTCGAATTCAAGCAACGTTTCGCCTTGGGCACGGTCGATAAAATGCTTCTCGATGCCGCGCATGATGCGGAGTCGATCTACCTTCTGCTGACTCATCAAGGCATGGAGCCCTTTATTGATTTAAATGTTCGCTCCAAGAGGAACACAGCCAGCAAAGGGGTAGTGCGATTCAGATTTCACCCGCAGGGATTCCGATTTGCCCAAACGGAAATCCAATGAAGCCCAACGGAACCGACTACAAGCTCCATCGTCGCAAGTGGAGATGTTCGCCGACCTGCGGCTGTTCCAAAGCTAAGTATGGCCGTACCTTCTACACAAAAACCAAGGATGATCCCAGACTGTTTACGAAAACACCTCGCGATTCGGAGAAGTGGAAGCTGATCTACAAACGTCGTTCTTCCATTGAACGATCCAACAAGCGTGAGAAGGATTGATTGGAAAATTGGTGGAGTCTGCCCATTTTTGAAACTGGTTTTCATCTCCCATATTTCCCAGCCTAAGTTCATGATTTTTCCGGCATCACCCATGGATTCCCGCATCTAATTCCGAGAGGCTATTATAATGAATAGGACCAAGACGTAAAACTTTTACTCTAACTAAATCAACTAAATTTTACCATATAAAGTTTTTCCCATCCATAACCACAAAGTATACCTTTTCGATATCACTTGGTAGTATGACATCTACTCTATTGATCTCCCCTTAACATGATGCGTTACAAGTGAGTTGTTATTTGCTAAATCAGGTAAAACGAATGACGAAAATGCAATCCATGATGAAGTTGATTGGGAAATTGGCTCGAATGCATGTAGCCATGACGAGAGAAGGATAAACGTTCTCCGTGAATAAAACTCAACCGCCATTAGCAGCTACCCGTTCCGTAAACGTTGATTGTACTCCACACCTTGGATAGATAGGACGAAGGAATGTGAGGGGAGGGAGCGTAACGGAAAAAGAGCAACTGCCATTGGCAAGCTGCTCCAAGATGTGTTGAACTATCGTGTCCCGTTAGGATTCCTGTAGAGCGTTAATTTTGCGCTTTGCACAAAAACGAGCGCCTCCGGTACGATGGGTTAGTCACGGGTCATAGCCCTTTAGCCATCTTAAGGAGGTCGCTCTATCTTGAAGTTTAAAGCTCAAGCCAAACAAAATCAACTGCTCGAACGTATTTCAACCCAGCATCTTGTCGTCGGCATCGACATCGCCCAGCAGTCCCACGTTGCTCGCGCCGTCAACTTTCGCGGAATCCTGCTTGGCACTCCACTTCACTTTTCCAACGACGACACCGGCTTTCGCCAACTGCTCCAGTGGATGAAACGAACCAACTAGACGACGCCATCATCGGCATGGAACCAACCGGCCACTACTGGCTCAGCCTCGCTACCTGGCTCAAAGATCGCAGCCTCGAGGTCGTGTTGGTGAATCCTCATCTCGTCAAAAAGAACAAGGAAAATCGCGACAATACGCCATCCAAAAGCGACATCAAGGATGCCTTGGTTATCGCCGACATGGTGAAAAACGGCTACTACACCTTCATCAAAGAAACCAGTGAAGTGCCCGCATGCGCTTCGGTTGCCGAATTTGACGGTACATCCCCTCTTCTATCCGGATAGCGATTTATCCATTGGAGAGATCCTGCGAATAAGCGAGCATTCGTGAGAGAACTGCATTGTACCGAGGGAAATGTTCTTTCGTCAAGTTGCAGGCGCTCATTTAGTTCATTCGCAAACAATATCCTAAATTCATCACTAAAAGCATTTACAACATTTGAAGTGGATGGTCGATAAATCTAATACTAAAGTATTTAAACGAAGAAGCGAATGCAACTAGCGGATACGAACTATTTAATAAAACAAAAATATTCTCACCCTGCCTGGAATCTCCCTGATGAGGGCGAACCTATATTAGAAGTCCCCAGTAAAACGCCCAAGGAATGAACACAACACCAGCTAAAGCCAATAAGAAAAGTTGTATTCGAACTCCGCCAGTGATCTGGTGCAAATTCCGACGCCATGACGCAAAAGTGAAGATTGTCAGTACAATAGTCGCGACGGCTAGCAATCTAAGAACAAGCCAAGGTATGGGTTGGCCTAAAACTACAGGACCGATAAGATTCGCGGCAGTAACCACAGTGAAAAGGAAATAAATCACGAACCCAAGAACAGTTGTCAAACCAACGGCAACAAGCCAACGTGCCGGTAATTGGGCCAACACAGCACTGCGCCGTTTAAATACAATGCGGTATAAAGCAACTAAGGGATAACTGCTGAATGCAATGATGAAAATAAGAAGAGCACCGATCTGCAGCCAACCGGATTCAAGCCTTGAGAGCGGCATTATTGCAACGCTCTGTCGATCCTGATGCGGCGCCACATGAACGCTAATGATGGGAGCGCTTTGAGCTAAACTATTAACCCAGGAACCTACTGTATCTACGAAACCATCGGCGAGCTCATTGGGTCTGTCAAAGCCTCCATTGAAAGTAACATTCAAGTTATGTCGAGCCCCTTCAATAAAAGCAATCGTATAGAGGGTGTTACCTCCACGTTCAAGAGCCTGCTGAATAATGTGCGAGCTCTCTTCCGGCACCGCTTCGCGATCGAGAGCCCCCCACAATGCTAGCACGGGTTGATGGACTTGCTCCCAAGACGGTACAGGATCGTAATCATGCTGAGTAAATAAGCCTGCATCGACAAGCTGCCTGATACCGTTTACCTGCATCATTTTCAGAAACGATCCGGTTACACCGGCATGGCGCAAAAATTCGCCATAAGCCCATGCCTGCTGACGTGCCGGCGAAACACCCACAGCGCCTGCCGCAATAACAAAAGCTGTTTCAGGAGCCTGTTTTGCAGCAAGTGGGGCTACCCAAGCCCCCTCGCTTAGTCCGAATATTCCAACCTTGTCCGGATCTACATTTTTCTGTGCCCGCAACAGTTGCATACCTGCAATGGCATCATTTGCGAGTATTGAATAATCCCGATGCAACATCGAATAGCCTATTGATCTTTTGTCATAAATTAAGGTGACAATTCCGAGTTTGGCGAACGCCTCAGCTTCATCCTGAAAATCATCACGCTTGACAGGTCCGGCTCCGCCTACCATAACAACACCCGGGTAGTGCTTGCCAGTTGACGACGGAGCCACTATCGTTCCATGCAGCGTGACATCTCCATCACCGAGAAACGAAACATCAGTGCTTGTAACACCATTGGATTCAGCATTCGCTGGAACTGCGAAGAAAAAAAGCATGGCAACCAGCATCGCAAGGATCAGCGCTGACCGGGATATTTCTCGACCCCTAACATAAGATCGTACTAACATCATTCATTCCCTTCTTTCTTCATAATTCTATTAAGGGGCATCCGTATGTTCGATTTTTCGGATCGTGAAATAAGCGACCAACGGACCTGCTGCCGTCAACAATACCGATGTCGCAACGATTGAACCCATAGTCTCCCTAAAAATACTAGTCGTTGTAATTAGCAAAACGATAAAGGACGACAGAATGGTGGCAGGAACCGATTTTTTCGAC carries:
- a CDS encoding RCC1 domain-containing protein, translating into MEIRFRRLMGIICFLFAFVILSNTAFAAESGDTVQALGDNNSQIADGSPTNDVASVTDTVYLAGGCSHSLALGSDGIVWAWGDNYWGELGDGTTTNHTTPIPVKSLDGVHNIAARECKSLALLNDGTVWGWGIQLPFGSDQDSAPGPTPRQVNDKSGHAFDSVVAISAGAKHNLALKSDGTVWAWGGNEYGQLGDGTVSDQYSYEFSPVQAQGLDSVVAVAAGMVHSLALKSDGTVWAWGGESSIPVQVQGLDSVVAIAAGATHSVALKSDGTVWTWGDNNYGQLGDGTTTARTTPVQLASLANVVGVAAGSYYSMALKNDGTVWTWGDNYWGQLGDGSTTQRPTPAQVEDLDSVTSIAAGDNHSLVLKSDGSAWGWGDNGSGQLSDESTTKHLIPIKIQGLGNRGPESILYRFKGTIFDFDASRILWRQLENYWDESVHLNKQRYVYWLYNRADQSQVRVFENADPYHLVKMELSAKGVVYDDGHNIHYWKDGAVQYSWDGQNLEVVNGNFAILGNSVVNVTTGESRSLPNADFIYNRDYDLSADGTVVYTSHYLPSTLYKSLPDGTLTTYEPPSPDTHTFYGALTDGKTLIYNELLQNTGRNSKWALRVRSANDRITTLATNPFDPSDYAADPRDSYQINNGWIAYKKADEETGRWVLDVRSPEGVIKQVYAAPHGSSWKDVPLSIKQLAPDGTLAYTYQDTTYVYSAQAGTILYSFNDPGELEYREHVLKDIDGVEYRFLAWYRLDGGLLYGVRF
- a CDS encoding alpha/beta hydrolase family protein encodes the protein MMLVRSYVRGREISRSALILAMLVAMLFFFAVPANAESNGVTSTDVSFLGDGDVTLHGTIVAPSSTGKHYPGVVMVGGAGPVKRDDFQDEAEAFAKLGIVTLIYDKRSIGYSMLHRDYSILANDAIAGMQLLRAQKNVDPDKVGIFGLSEGAWVAPLAAKQAPETAFVIAAGAVGVSPARQQAWAYGEFLRHAGVTGSFLKMMQVNGIRQLVDAGLFTQHDYDPVPSWEQVHQPVLALWGALDREAVPEESSHIIQQALERGGNTLYTIAFIEGARHNLNVTFNGGFDRPNELADGFVDTVGSWVNSLAQSAPIISVHVAPHQDRQSVAIMPLSRLESGWLQIGALLIFIIAFSSYPLVALYRIVFKRRSAVLAQLPARWLVAVGLTTVLGFVIYFLFTVVTAANLIGPVVLGQPIPWLVLRLLAVATIVLTIFTFASWRRNLHQITGGVRIQLFLLALAGVVFIPWAFYWGLLI